The Pseudomonas fluorescens genome includes a window with the following:
- a CDS encoding N-acetyltransferase yields the protein MAQFNSLKYQVFRSTAMSQALASFSADPYVLGTGLQVDQVRLEPITREALEASALWGETAALFPWESVPQWKTKDRKGFDISLWFGPELCGLCYASPRKSTICIKVILLEGKPDETHPLKGFVLALAMTAIGNYGRALGLETIEIEDPWQAAIPHYNAFGFNFDDEGRLVISLADA from the coding sequence GTGGCCCAATTTAACAGCCTGAAATACCAAGTCTTTCGTTCGACCGCTATGTCGCAAGCTCTTGCCTCATTTTCAGCCGACCCATACGTTTTGGGCACTGGTTTGCAAGTAGATCAGGTCCGATTAGAGCCCATCACACGTGAAGCTCTTGAGGCGTCCGCGCTGTGGGGCGAGACAGCCGCCCTCTTTCCATGGGAGTCCGTCCCTCAGTGGAAGACAAAAGACCGGAAGGGCTTTGACATCTCCCTATGGTTCGGACCGGAGCTGTGTGGTTTGTGCTATGCATCGCCACGCAAGAGCACCATCTGCATTAAGGTGATACTGCTGGAGGGGAAGCCTGATGAGACACACCCGCTAAAGGGCTTCGTATTGGCCCTAGCGATGACTGCCATTGGGAACTACGGTAGGGCCCTTGGCCTAGAAACGATTGAGATTGAGGATCCCTGGCAAGCCGCGATTCCGCATTACAATGCCTTCGGGTTCAACTTTGACGACGAGGGTCGGCTTGTGATTTCACTTGCAGACGCCTAA
- a CDS encoding GNAT family N-acetyltransferase, whose amino-acid sequence MPQSVSEQELFDKYVPTILENDAKGILSDLLAQPALALHFMGFTEAQTHRAIAHVKGILEECYRAGHLKVMISHEHGMLYGYALLFVHPDPSIARYCHKIFVYEQYRGHGIGSQMLQGLLAESHATCLLCSNELVEFYEKAGMEFLGSYTAPTAQQGFAFTRDMYRDLMLMGTTDASSSCPVFMLNDNDILALMVI is encoded by the coding sequence ATGCCACAGTCAGTATCTGAGCAAGAGCTTTTCGACAAGTATGTACCAACGATCTTGGAGAATGATGCCAAGGGTATCCTTTCTGATCTGCTCGCGCAGCCGGCTCTCGCGCTCCACTTCATGGGGTTTACCGAGGCGCAAACCCACAGAGCGATCGCTCATGTGAAAGGCATCCTTGAAGAATGCTATCGCGCCGGACATCTCAAAGTGATGATTAGCCACGAGCATGGAATGCTGTACGGCTACGCCCTGCTTTTCGTCCACCCAGACCCTTCGATTGCACGTTACTGCCACAAGATATTTGTGTATGAGCAGTATCGCGGCCATGGTATCGGCAGCCAGATGCTGCAAGGGCTACTCGCAGAAAGCCACGCGACTTGTCTGCTCTGCTCCAATGAGTTAGTGGAATTTTACGAGAAGGCCGGTATGGAGTTCTTGGGGAGCTACACAGCGCCGACCGCACAACAAGGCTTTGCGTTCACGCGGGATATGTACAGAGACCTAATGCTAATGGGTACGACAGACGCCAGCTCTTCATGCCCAGTCTTCATGCTGAACGACAACGACATTCTTGCCCTCATGGTGATCTGA
- a CDS encoding bifunctional diguanylate cyclase/phosphodiesterase gives MPRLTAALLLSLMTWTATAGALTLTDEELRWLKDHPDLRLGVDASWPPFEFRDDQGRYQGLAADYVDIIRERLAIKLTPIEPVSWTAVLEQVAQGKIDLLPGIMSTPERQNYLAFTRPYLDFPIVILAHRGGAQPYNLKELYGLKIAVVENYAPHELLRNHHPDLNLVALPNVSSALQALATDEVDAVVGDLASSVWSLRQLKLEGLYVSGETPYRYQLAMAVPRDNKILVGILDKVMADMSPAEVAEIQQKWVGNVHDYRQLWSDLLLYGLPALLLLIGILAVVIRINRRLSSEIARRVELEQELRSSEYHYRGLVESLSAIAWEARVSDFTYSYVSPHAEDLLGYPLSHWLIPGFWRNIIHPADLIRAQTYCDHEVLAGRDHCIDYRVITADGRCLWVRDIVSLIEHGHEPVMRGLMIDISEAKRTEEALRLSEQKFASVFRQCPDILVIARLLDGCLLEVNKAFEEQIGLSAAEVVGHSATELNIWGIQGVGPGLLQRLQAGSIRNLEMPFRRSNGQVFTGLISAEPFDLDTTPALVVVVRDISQLKETQQQLQTSEEKFAKAFHASPDGLLLSRQSDGLLIEVNEGFSRITGFNSALSVDRSTLDLGIWVNLNERKQMLDLLKRDGFVRDFSCHIRRNDGQIRLCEVSSRPLPIGNEDCMLTIARDITERHLMQEKLQQAATVFESTAEGVLITDTQQHISAVNRAFTEITGYSETEALGHTPRLLASGLHDSAFYAAMWHQLTAEGHWQGEISNRRKNGELYPSWLTISAVRNRDRQITHFVAVFADISSLKHAQARLDYQAHHDPLTGLPNRTLFESRLLAALNGQQENGSQGAVLFLDLDRFKHINDSLGHPVGDLLLKGIAVRLREQLRDIDTVARLGGDEFIILLPGLQQPSDAEHIAQKLLNCFAAPFQAGEHEFFISASIGTSLYPQDGCDVATLVKNADAAMYRSKAKGRNRVESYTRDLTAQASERVALEHELRRAIERNELSLSFQPKISLVDNQLVGAEALIRWTHPTFGDVPPEHFIPLAEENGMILQIGDWVLERACRQLCEWNDAYDSLGPLSVNLAGAQLRQPNLLGRIEQLLREHQLEPGLLQLEITENFIMSQAEEALTVLHQLKKLGVQLAIDDFGTGYSSLSYLKRLPLDILKIDQSFVRGLPDDPHDAAIVRAIIALGRSMQFTIIAEGVETLAQQQFLTEEGCEQIQGYIVSLPLCADEFAATFLRVAVSDFSDSTAEKPSL, from the coding sequence ATGCCCAGACTGACGGCCGCGCTTTTGCTGTCATTGATGACCTGGACCGCAACAGCTGGCGCGTTGACGCTCACCGACGAGGAGCTCCGCTGGCTCAAGGACCACCCCGACCTGCGCCTGGGTGTCGATGCCTCATGGCCGCCGTTTGAGTTTCGTGATGACCAGGGCCGCTATCAGGGCTTGGCCGCCGACTACGTCGACATCATTCGTGAACGGCTGGCCATCAAGCTCACACCCATCGAGCCGGTCAGCTGGACCGCCGTGCTGGAGCAGGTCGCACAGGGCAAGATAGACCTTTTGCCGGGCATCATGTCCACACCTGAGCGTCAGAATTACCTGGCATTTACCCGCCCTTACCTGGACTTCCCCATCGTCATCCTGGCCCACCGCGGTGGCGCCCAGCCGTACAACCTCAAGGAACTGTACGGGCTGAAAATAGCCGTGGTGGAGAACTATGCCCCCCATGAATTGCTGCGCAACCACCACCCCGACCTGAACCTCGTGGCGCTGCCCAACGTCAGTTCAGCCCTGCAAGCCCTGGCGACCGACGAGGTGGACGCGGTAGTGGGCGATCTGGCCTCCAGCGTCTGGAGCCTGCGTCAACTCAAGCTTGAAGGCCTTTATGTCAGCGGGGAAACGCCGTATCGCTATCAGTTGGCAATGGCCGTCCCTCGAGACAACAAGATATTGGTGGGCATCCTGGACAAGGTCATGGCGGACATGAGCCCCGCCGAAGTTGCCGAGATCCAGCAGAAGTGGGTCGGCAATGTGCACGACTACCGCCAGCTCTGGTCAGACTTGCTGCTTTACGGCCTGCCTGCATTGCTGCTCCTGATCGGCATACTGGCAGTGGTGATTCGCATCAACCGCCGACTCAGCTCGGAAATCGCCCGGCGGGTCGAGCTGGAACAGGAGCTGCGCAGCAGTGAATACCATTACCGTGGGCTGGTGGAGAGCCTGTCGGCCATCGCCTGGGAGGCAAGGGTCAGCGACTTCACTTACAGCTACGTTTCGCCCCACGCCGAAGACTTGCTGGGCTATCCCCTTTCCCATTGGCTGATACCGGGCTTCTGGCGCAACATCATTCATCCCGCCGACCTGATCCGTGCCCAGACCTATTGCGATCATGAAGTGCTGGCGGGTCGCGACCACTGCATCGATTATCGTGTGATCACTGCCGATGGCCGCTGCCTGTGGGTGCGCGATATTGTCAGCCTGATCGAACACGGGCACGAACCGGTGATGCGTGGGCTAATGATCGACATCAGCGAAGCCAAGCGCACCGAGGAAGCCCTGCGCCTTTCGGAGCAGAAATTTGCCTCGGTGTTCCGCCAGTGCCCGGACATCCTGGTGATTGCACGGTTGTTGGACGGTTGCCTGCTGGAGGTCAACAAGGCCTTCGAAGAGCAGATCGGCCTGAGCGCCGCCGAGGTGGTGGGACACAGCGCAACCGAACTGAATATCTGGGGCATCCAGGGCGTGGGGCCGGGCCTGTTGCAGCGCTTGCAGGCCGGCAGCATTCGCAACCTGGAAATGCCCTTCCGCCGTAGCAATGGCCAGGTGTTCACCGGGCTGATCTCCGCCGAGCCCTTCGACCTCGACACGACGCCAGCCCTGGTCGTGGTGGTGCGGGACATCAGCCAGCTCAAGGAAACCCAGCAGCAATTGCAGACATCCGAAGAGAAGTTTGCCAAGGCGTTCCACGCCTCGCCCGATGGCCTGCTGTTGTCCCGGCAAAGCGATGGCCTGCTGATCGAAGTCAACGAAGGCTTCAGTCGCATTACCGGTTTCAACAGTGCCCTGTCGGTGGACCGCTCTACCCTGGACCTGGGCATCTGGGTCAACCTCAACGAGCGAAAGCAGATGCTCGACCTGCTGAAGCGGGACGGCTTCGTCAGGGACTTCAGTTGCCACATCCGTCGCAACGACGGGCAGATCCGGCTCTGCGAAGTCTCCAGTCGCCCGCTGCCTATCGGCAACGAAGACTGCATGCTGACCATCGCCCGGGACATCACCGAACGCCATCTCATGCAGGAGAAACTGCAACAGGCCGCCACCGTGTTCGAAAGCACTGCCGAAGGCGTGCTGATCACCGATACGCAACAGCACATCAGCGCGGTAAACCGAGCCTTCACCGAAATCACCGGCTACAGCGAAACCGAAGCCTTGGGCCATACGCCCCGGTTGTTGGCTTCCGGCCTGCACGACAGCGCGTTTTACGCCGCGATGTGGCATCAGTTGACGGCCGAAGGGCACTGGCAAGGAGAGATCTCCAACCGACGCAAGAACGGCGAGCTGTACCCCAGTTGGCTGACCATCAGCGCGGTGCGCAATCGGGACCGACAGATCACCCATTTCGTCGCGGTCTTCGCCGATATCTCCAGCCTCAAACACGCCCAGGCCCGTCTCGACTACCAGGCCCACCACGACCCGCTGACCGGCCTGCCGAATCGCACGCTGTTCGAAAGCCGCTTGCTGGCAGCTCTCAATGGCCAGCAGGAAAACGGTAGCCAGGGTGCCGTGCTGTTCCTGGACCTGGACCGCTTCAAGCACATCAATGACAGCCTCGGACACCCGGTCGGCGACCTGTTGCTCAAGGGCATTGCCGTGCGCTTGCGCGAGCAGTTGCGCGACATCGACACCGTGGCGCGCCTGGGCGGCGACGAGTTCATTATCCTGCTGCCGGGCCTGCAACAGCCCAGCGATGCGGAGCACATCGCCCAAAAACTGTTGAACTGCTTTGCCGCTCCGTTCCAGGCCGGCGAGCACGAGTTCTTCATCAGTGCCAGCATCGGTACCAGCCTCTACCCGCAGGACGGCTGCGATGTCGCCACGCTGGTGAAGAATGCCGACGCGGCGATGTACCGTTCCAAGGCCAAGGGACGCAACCGGGTGGAAAGCTATACCCGCGACCTCACCGCCCAGGCCAGCGAGCGAGTGGCCTTGGAGCATGAGCTACGGCGGGCGATTGAACGCAACGAGTTGTCATTGTCCTTCCAACCCAAAATCAGCCTCGTCGACAACCAACTGGTAGGTGCCGAAGCATTGATCCGCTGGACGCACCCCACGTTTGGCGACGTGCCGCCGGAACACTTCATCCCCCTGGCGGAAGAAAACGGCATGATCCTGCAAATCGGCGACTGGGTGCTGGAGCGCGCCTGCCGGCAGCTGTGTGAATGGAATGACGCCTACGACAGCCTCGGCCCCCTTTCGGTCAATCTGGCCGGAGCCCAGCTGCGTCAACCCAATCTACTGGGGCGTATCGAACAACTGCTGCGAGAGCACCAGCTCGAACCCGGCTTATTGCAACTGGAAATTACCGAAAACTTCATCATGAGCCAGGCTGAAGAGGCCCTGACAGTGCTGCACCAGCTGAAAAAACTCGGCGTGCAATTGGCCATCGACGACTTCGGCACGGGCTATTCCTCCCTGAGCTACCTCAAGCGCCTGCCACTGGACATCCTCAAGATCGACCAATCCTTCGTCCGCGGCCTGCCCGACGACCCCCACGACGCAGCCATCGTACGGGCAATCATCGCCCTGGGCCGCAGCATGCAATTCACCATCATCGCCGAGGGCGTCGAAACCCTGGCCCAACAGCAATTCCTGACCGAGGAAGGTTGCGAACAGATCCAGGGCTACATCGTCAGCCTGCCCCTGTGCGCCGATGAGTTTGCCGCAACGTTTCTTCGTGTGGCCGTATCGGATTTTTCGGATAGCACAGCCGAGAAACCGTCGCTATAA
- the rpoD gene encoding RNA polymerase sigma factor RpoD yields the protein MSGKAQQQSRIKELILLGREQGYLTYAEVNDHLPEDISDPEQVEDIIRMINDMGINVFEVAPDKDALMLADADTDEAAAEEAAAALAAVETDIGRTTDPVRMYMREMGTVELLTREGEIEIAKRIEEGIREVMGAIAHFPGTVDHILSEYTRVTTEGGRLSDVLSGYIDPDDGIAPPAAEVPPPIDAKAVKADDDTDDDDAEASDDEEEAESGPDPIIAAQRFGAVADQMEITRKALKKHGRNNKQAIAELLALAELFMPIKLVPKQFEGLVERVRSALDRLRQQERAIMQLCVRDARMPRADFLRQFPGNEVDESWTDALAKGKSKYAEAIARLQPDIVRCQQKLSALEAETGLSIAEIKDINRRMSIGEAKARRAKKEMVEANLRLVISIAKKYTNRGLQFLDLIQEGNIGLMKAVDKFEYRRGYKFSTYATWWIRQAITRSIADQARTIRIPVHMIETINKLNRISRQMLQEMGREPTPEELGERMEMPEDKIRKVLKIAKEPISMETPIGDDEDSHLGDFIEDSTMQSPIDVATVESLKEATREVLSGLTAREAKVLRMRFGIDMNTDHTLEEVGKQFDVTRERIRQIEAKALRKLRHPTRSEHLRSFLDE from the coding sequence ATGTCCGGAAAAGCGCAACAGCAGTCTCGTATCAAAGAGTTGATCCTATTGGGTCGTGAGCAGGGCTACCTGACTTACGCGGAGGTCAACGACCACCTGCCGGAGGATATTTCAGATCCGGAACAGGTGGAAGACATCATCCGCATGATCAACGACATGGGGATCAACGTATTCGAGGTTGCTCCAGATAAGGATGCCCTTATGCTGGCCGACGCCGATACCGACGAGGCGGCCGCTGAAGAAGCGGCCGCAGCGTTGGCAGCGGTCGAGACCGACATTGGTCGCACCACGGACCCCGTGCGCATGTACATGCGTGAAATGGGTACGGTAGAGCTCCTCACACGTGAAGGCGAAATCGAAATCGCCAAGCGTATTGAAGAAGGCATCCGTGAAGTGATGGGCGCTATCGCGCACTTCCCTGGCACGGTTGACCATATTCTCTCCGAGTACACCCGCGTCACCACCGAAGGTGGCCGCCTGTCCGACGTCTTGAGCGGTTATATCGATCCGGACGACGGCATTGCGCCGCCTGCCGCCGAAGTGCCGCCACCGATCGACGCGAAAGCCGTCAAGGCCGACGACGACACCGATGACGACGACGCCGAAGCGAGCGACGACGAGGAAGAAGCCGAAAGCGGTCCGGATCCGATCATCGCAGCACAGCGTTTCGGCGCTGTGGCCGACCAGATGGAAATCACCCGCAAGGCGCTGAAAAAGCACGGCCGCAACAACAAGCAGGCGATTGCCGAGCTGTTGGCACTGGCCGAGCTGTTCATGCCGATCAAGCTGGTACCCAAGCAATTCGAAGGCCTGGTCGAACGTGTTCGCAGCGCCCTGGATCGCTTGCGCCAGCAAGAGCGCGCGATCATGCAGCTTTGCGTGCGTGATGCCCGCATGCCGCGTGCCGATTTCCTGCGCCAGTTCCCTGGCAACGAAGTCGACGAAAGCTGGACCGATGCACTGGCCAAGGGCAAGAGCAAATACGCTGAAGCCATTGCCCGCCTGCAACCGGACATCGTTCGCTGCCAGCAGAAGCTCAGTGCGCTGGAGGCTGAGACTGGCCTGAGCATCGCCGAGATCAAGGACATCAACCGTCGCATGTCGATCGGCGAGGCCAAGGCCCGTCGCGCGAAGAAAGAGATGGTCGAAGCGAACTTGCGTCTGGTGATCTCCATCGCCAAGAAGTACACCAACCGCGGCCTGCAATTCCTCGACCTGATCCAGGAAGGCAACATCGGCCTGATGAAGGCGGTGGACAAGTTCGAATACCGTCGCGGCTACAAGTTCTCGACTTATGCCACCTGGTGGATCCGTCAGGCGATCACTCGCTCGATCGCCGACCAGGCCCGCACCATCCGTATCCCGGTGCACATGATCGAGACGATCAACAAGCTCAACCGTATTTCCCGGCAGATGCTGCAGGAAATGGGTCGCGAACCGACACCGGAAGAGCTGGGCGAACGCATGGAAATGCCCGAGGACAAGATCCGCAAGGTATTGAAGATCGCCAAAGAGCCGATCTCCATGGAAACCCCGATCGGTGATGACGAAGACTCCCATCTGGGTGACTTCATCGAAGACTCCACCATGCAGTCTCCGATCGATGTCGCCACTGTCGAGAGTCTCAAGGAAGCGACTCGCGAAGTACTCTCCGGCCTCACTGCCCGTGAAGCCAAGGTACTGCGCATGCGCTTCGGCATCGACATGAATACCGACCACACCCTTGAGGAAGTCGGTAAGCAGTTCGATGTAACCCGTGAGCGGATTCGTCAGATCGAAGCCAAGGCGTTGCGCAAACTGCGCCACCCGACGCGAAGCGAGCATCTGCGCTCCTTCCTCGACGAGTGA
- the dnaG gene encoding DNA primase, with the protein MAGLIPQSFIDDLLNRTDIVDVVSSRLQMKKAGKNYTACCPFHKEKTPSFSVSPDKQFYYCFGCGAGGNALGFIMDHDNLDFPQAVEELAKAAGMEIPREESGRQHKPRQPTDSPLYPLLTAAADFYRQALKSHPARKAAVDYLKGRGLTGEIARDFGLGFAPPGWDNLYKHLSSDTLQQRAMIDAGLLIENAETGKRYDRFRDRVMFPIRDTRGRIIAFGGRVLGDDKPKYLNSPETPVFHKGQELYGLYEARKNNRNLDEIIVVEGYMDVIALAQQGLRNAVATLGTATSEEHMKRLFRVVPNVLFCFDGDQAGRNAAWRALEATLPCLQDGRRARFLFLPEGEDPDTLVRSEGTDAFRARINQHAQPLADYFFQQLTEEADPRSLEGKAHMATLAAPLIDKVPGANLRTLMRQRLSEITGLNSEAVNQLVHSAPQEAPPAYDPGIDYDAMPDFADYHQPQQDYAPQQEWTPKKTGSGGKKWDKKPWDKNGKRGDRDQPRAPRVPAAVEPPTLAALRTLLHHPQLAEKVEDAGHFAAEDHSNTQLLVALLEAVQKNPKLNSFQLIARWHGTEQGRLLKALAEKEWLIEGDNLEQQFFDTITSLSARQRERNLEQLLRKARQSELTSEEKNQLRDLLSRNVCASNPTSTGA; encoded by the coding sequence ATGGCCGGGCTGATTCCCCAGAGCTTTATTGACGACCTCCTGAACCGCACCGACATCGTCGACGTGGTCAGCTCTCGCCTGCAAATGAAGAAAGCGGGCAAGAACTACACAGCCTGCTGCCCGTTCCATAAAGAAAAAACGCCTTCTTTCAGCGTCAGCCCCGACAAGCAGTTCTACTATTGCTTCGGCTGCGGCGCTGGCGGCAATGCCCTCGGCTTCATCATGGACCACGACAACCTGGACTTCCCCCAGGCCGTCGAAGAACTGGCCAAAGCCGCCGGCATGGAAATACCCCGGGAGGAAAGCGGTCGACAGCACAAGCCACGCCAACCGACCGATTCTCCGCTTTACCCACTGCTGACGGCGGCGGCGGATTTTTATCGCCAGGCCCTCAAAAGCCATCCGGCACGCAAGGCTGCGGTGGATTATCTCAAGGGCCGCGGCCTGACCGGCGAAATCGCCCGGGACTTCGGCCTCGGCTTCGCCCCGCCCGGCTGGGACAACCTGTACAAGCACCTAAGCAGCGATACGTTGCAACAGCGCGCCATGATCGACGCCGGCCTGCTGATTGAAAATGCCGAAACCGGCAAGCGCTACGACCGCTTCCGCGACCGGGTCATGTTTCCGATCCGCGACACACGCGGACGGATCATCGCCTTTGGTGGCCGGGTGCTGGGCGACGACAAGCCGAAATACCTGAACTCCCCGGAAACCCCGGTGTTCCATAAGGGCCAGGAACTCTATGGCCTGTACGAAGCACGCAAGAACAACCGCAACCTCGATGAAATCATTGTCGTCGAAGGCTACATGGACGTTATTGCCCTGGCCCAGCAAGGCCTGCGCAACGCCGTGGCGACCCTGGGCACGGCCACCAGCGAAGAGCACATGAAACGCCTGTTTCGTGTCGTGCCCAACGTGCTGTTCTGCTTCGACGGCGACCAGGCCGGTCGCAACGCCGCCTGGCGCGCCCTGGAAGCGACCTTGCCGTGCCTGCAGGACGGCCGGCGGGCACGCTTCCTGTTCCTGCCCGAGGGCGAGGACCCGGACACCCTGGTGCGCTCCGAAGGCACCGATGCGTTCCGTGCCCGGATCAACCAGCACGCACAACCGTTGGCCGACTATTTTTTCCAGCAGTTGACCGAAGAAGCCGATCCACGCTCCCTCGAAGGCAAGGCCCACATGGCCACCCTCGCGGCACCGTTGATCGACAAGGTGCCCGGCGCCAACCTGCGCACACTCATGCGCCAGCGCCTGAGCGAGATCACCGGCCTGAACAGCGAAGCGGTCAATCAACTGGTGCACAGCGCCCCCCAGGAGGCGCCACCGGCTTATGACCCGGGCATCGATTACGACGCGATGCCGGATTTCGCCGACTATCATCAACCTCAGCAGGATTACGCCCCCCAGCAGGAATGGACACCGAAAAAAACCGGCAGTGGCGGCAAGAAATGGGACAAGAAACCCTGGGACAAGAACGGCAAGCGCGGCGATCGCGACCAGCCACGTGCCCCGCGCGTGCCGGCCGCCGTCGAACCACCAACACTGGCCGCCTTGCGCACCTTGCTGCATCACCCGCAACTGGCGGAAAAAGTAGAGGACGCCGGGCACTTCGCCGCCGAGGACCACAGCAATACGCAATTGCTGGTCGCACTCCTTGAAGCCGTGCAGAAGAACCCCAAGCTAAACTCTTTCCAGTTGATTGCACGGTGGCACGGCACCGAGCAGGGGCGCCTGTTGAAGGCCCTGGCCGAGAAGGAATGGCTGATTGAGGGAGACAACCTTGAACAACAGTTTTTCGACACCATTACTAGCTTGTCCGCCCGCCAACGCGAGCGAAACCTGGAACAACTTCTGCGAAAAGCTCGCCAGAGCGAGTTGACCAGCGAAGAGAAAAACCAATTGCGCGACTTACTCAGCCGCAATGTTTGCGCATCAAACCCGACCTCAACTGGCGCGTGA
- the rpsU gene encoding 30S ribosomal protein S21, with amino-acid sequence MPAVKVKENEPFDVALRRFKRSCEKAGVLAEVRSREFYEKPTSERKRKAAAAVKRHAKKVQREQRRAVRLY; translated from the coding sequence ATGCCAGCCGTCAAAGTAAAAGAGAACGAACCCTTCGACGTAGCTCTGCGTCGTTTCAAGCGCTCCTGCGAAAAAGCCGGTGTTCTGGCTGAAGTTCGTAGCCGCGAATTCTACGAGAAGCCGACTTCTGAGCGTAAGCGCAAGGCAGCAGCCGCTGTTAAGCGTCACGCCAAGAAAGTTCAGCGCGAACAGCGCCGCGCCGTACGTCTGTACTAA
- the tsaD gene encoding tRNA (adenosine(37)-N6)-threonylcarbamoyltransferase complex transferase subunit TsaD, which produces MLVLGLETSCDETGVALYDSERGLLADALFSQIDLHRAYGGVVPELASRDHVKRMLPLIRQVLAEANCVSTEIDGIAYTAGPGLVGALLVGASCAQALAFAWGIPALGVHHMEGHLLAPMLESQPPQFPFVALLVSGGHTQLIRVDGIGQYELLGETLDDAAGEAFDKTAKMMGLNYPGGPEISRLATQGVDGRFVFPRPMCDRPGLDFSFSGLKTFALNTWQQCVSAGDDSEQARCDISLAFQQAVVETLTIKCKRALKQAGLKRLVIAGGVSANKALRASLEKMLGDMKGDVYYARPEFCTDNGAMIAFAGCQRLQAGQHESLAISVQARWPMEQLAPL; this is translated from the coding sequence ATGCTAGTACTGGGATTAGAAACCTCCTGCGACGAAACCGGTGTCGCACTTTACGACAGTGAACGTGGCCTGCTGGCCGATGCGCTGTTCAGCCAGATCGACCTGCACCGTGCCTACGGCGGGGTGGTGCCGGAGCTTGCCTCTCGCGATCACGTCAAGCGCATGCTGCCCTTGATCCGCCAGGTCCTGGCCGAAGCCAACTGCGTGTCGACCGAGATCGACGGCATCGCCTACACCGCCGGCCCGGGCCTGGTGGGCGCGTTGCTGGTGGGCGCCTCCTGTGCCCAGGCGCTGGCCTTTGCCTGGGGGATTCCGGCCTTGGGCGTGCATCACATGGAAGGTCATCTGCTGGCGCCGATGCTGGAGTCGCAACCGCCGCAATTTCCGTTCGTCGCTTTGTTGGTATCGGGCGGCCATACGCAGCTCATTCGAGTCGATGGCATCGGCCAATACGAGTTGCTCGGCGAGACGCTCGATGATGCTGCCGGCGAAGCGTTCGACAAAACTGCAAAAATGATGGGCCTCAATTATCCCGGTGGGCCGGAAATTTCCCGGCTTGCGACGCAAGGGGTCGATGGGCGTTTCGTGTTCCCGCGGCCGATGTGCGACCGTCCCGGCCTGGATTTCAGTTTCAGCGGGTTGAAGACCTTCGCCCTGAACACCTGGCAGCAGTGCGTCAGCGCCGGGGACGACAGTGAACAAGCCCGTTGCGACATCTCGCTGGCGTTCCAGCAGGCCGTGGTGGAGACTTTGACCATCAAGTGCAAGCGTGCCCTCAAGCAGGCCGGGCTCAAGCGCCTGGTGATCGCAGGCGGCGTGAGCGCGAACAAGGCCTTGCGGGCATCGCTGGAGAAAATGCTCGGCGACATGAAGGGCGACGTTTACTACGCCCGGCCGGAGTTCTGTACAGATAACGGCGCGATGATTGCCTTTGCCGGTTGCCAGCGCTTGCAGGCCGGCCAGCACGAAAGCCTGGCGATCAGCGTGCAGGCGCGCTGGCCGATGGAGCAGTTGGCGCCCCTGTGA
- the plsY gene encoding glycerol-3-phosphate 1-O-acyltransferase PlsY — protein sequence MFWLLAILAYLLGSLSFAILLSRLTGRPDPRMSGSGNAGATNMLRLAGRKLAILTLLGDLCKGLVPVLIASLAGLSLQQQAWIGVCAVIGHLFPLYFRFRGGKGVATAAGMLLGLYPPAALLAVCAWLLTFYLTRTSSLAALIATPLTLPLLAWQEPAALLPMTALVALIVWRHRGNLRDLFAGRERHF from the coding sequence ATGTTTTGGTTACTGGCGATTCTCGCCTACCTGCTCGGCTCGCTGTCCTTCGCCATTTTGCTCAGCCGCCTGACCGGTCGCCCGGATCCGCGAATGAGTGGCTCAGGCAATGCCGGCGCCACCAACATGCTGCGCCTGGCCGGACGCAAACTCGCCATCCTGACCCTGCTGGGCGACCTCTGCAAAGGCCTTGTCCCGGTATTGATCGCCAGCCTCGCAGGGCTCTCGTTGCAGCAACAGGCCTGGATTGGCGTCTGCGCCGTCATCGGCCATCTATTCCCGCTGTACTTTCGCTTTCGTGGCGGCAAGGGTGTCGCCACCGCCGCCGGCATGTTGCTGGGCCTGTACCCGCCCGCCGCCCTGCTGGCTGTCTGTGCCTGGCTGCTGACGTTCTACCTGACCCGCACCAGCTCCCTGGCCGCGCTGATCGCCACGCCGCTGACCCTGCCGCTACTGGCCTGGCAGGAACCGGCGGCCTTGCTACCGATGACCGCGCTGGTTGCGCTGATCGTCTGGCGTCACCGGGGCAATCTACGCGACCTGTTCGCCGGGCGCGAACGGCATTTTTAA